In Mytilus trossulus isolate FHL-02 chromosome 6, PNRI_Mtr1.1.1.hap1, whole genome shotgun sequence, a single window of DNA contains:
- the LOC134721863 gene encoding iroquois-class homeodomain protein IRX-6-like, whose protein sequence is MSLSQFGYSYTPTTISTPSQILMSSSTTSSISSISTSCCENGRPIMTDPHTGQTVCSCQYGSGLLSAYSRVPGLTDSMYSTTPYPSQGYVPLGTDPSAFYSPLNPHYDLKENGESPWRSLTQPTACYPYDPAMASYPYGNTYGGMDLNGAARRKNATRETTNTLKAWLYEHRKNPYPTKGEKIMLAIITKMTLTQVSTWFANARRRLKKENKMTWSPRNRCGDDGDDENSNDKLDEDDEEQKKDKIDENSNDTIKDSMDKCENSLLSNSKTDPDQIDVTTFGNSTKQDILGLEPIGIIKDEPNGLPQGFCGPVNDLKAPTMGVVKRLDSPCSNSNDSGLSDVNNSLALNGPVLDSSDALRPRIWSLAHVATSTAIPTSLSASMKDQNTAMNYSKPGSSFTTNTSSMRSWMDSAFPVGSSMFSPSPAGYTNISGSAQSDKSPFSINGSAFNGVSSSGSSSSLLRPYPSLTSLYSPSGSRGSERIPNGTI, encoded by the exons ATGTCCCTGTCTCAATTTGGATATTCGTATACCCCTACAACGATTTCAACTCCATCCCAG ATCCTAATGTCTTCATCAACGACTTCTTCAATATCTTCTATATCAACCTCGTGCTGTGAGAATGGACGTCCCATCATGACAGACCCACACACGGGACAGACTGTCTGTTCGTGTCAGTATGGGTCTGGTCTACTGAGTGCATATTCCCGTGTCCCGGGATTAACTGACTCTATGTACAGTACGACACCATACCCCTCCCAAGGTTACGTCCCTCTAGGAACCGACCCGTCTGCATTCTACTCACCTTTG AATCCACATTATGACTTAAAGGAGAATGGCGAGTCACCATGGAGATCTTTGACACAGCCAACAGCCTGTTATCCTTACGATCCAGCAATGGCGAGTTATCCGTATGGAAATAC atATGGCGGAATGGACTTAAATGGTGCAGCACGGCGCAAAAATGCCACAAGAGAAACCACAAACACCCTTAAAGCGTGGCTGTATGAACACCGAAAGAACCCTTATCCTAcaaaaggagaaaaaataatgttagcAATAATTACTAAAATGACTCTGACCCAGGTCAGTACTTGGTTTGCTAATGCCAGAAGAAGGTTAAAGAAGGAAAACAAAATGACCTGGTCACCTAGAAATAGATGTGGCGATGACGGAGATGATGAAAACAGCAATGATAAACTAGACGAAGATGACGAGGaacaaaagaaagataaaatagaCGAAAATAGCAATGATACAATTAAAGACAGCATGGACAAGTGCGAGAACA GTTTACTTTCAAATTCTAAAACGGACCCAGATCAGATTGATGTTACTACCTTTGGAAACAGTACTAAACAAGATATTCTTGGACTTGAACCGATTGGTATCATAAAAGATGAACCAAATGGGCTTCCCCAAGGATTTTGTGGTCCAGTAAATGACTTAAAGGCACCAACGATGGGTGTTGTTAAGCGTCTAGATTCTCCATGTTCAAACAGCAACGATTCAGGTCTAAGCGATGTAAATAACTCTCTGGCATTAAATGGACCTGTTCTTGACAGTAGTGATGCTTTAAGACCAAGGATATGGTCATTGGCCCACGTAGCCACATCAACAGCTATTCCTACCTCTTTATCAGCAAGTATGAAGGATCAAAACACTGCTATGAACTATTCTAAACCTGGATCTTCTTTCACAACTAACACTTCCTCTATGCGATCCTGGATGGACAGTGCTTTTCCAGTTGGATCATCCATGTTTTCACCTAGTCCTGCTGGATATACAAATATTTCGGGTTCTGCACAAAGTGACAAATCTCCATTCTCAATAAATGGTTCAGCTTTCAATGGTGTGTCGTCTTCCGGAAGCTCGTCTTCGCTTCTCCGGCCGTATCCTTCTTTGACCTCTCTGTATTCACCTTCTGGATCAAGAGGTTCCGAAAGGATACCAAATGGTACaatatga